Part of the Sorghum bicolor cultivar BTx623 chromosome 1, Sorghum_bicolor_NCBIv3, whole genome shotgun sequence genome, GCCTTTCATTGCGTTGGGCTTGGCCCATGTACCATACCTATGGTTACTCTGCAGTAGTATGAAAACGGAACGAAAATATCCTAAACTGAACCACGtcattttctatatttaattcaATCGAATTCGTATTTTTTTATCTGACTTTATCGTTTTCGTTTTTCATATTTTAGAtgtttcgtatttcaaatgtgaaagtagaaaacggtttagacatttttttttgaccgttttctacttttagtttgaaatattttgaattcaaaatttgatttaAACCGAATTTAGCCAACTGCAACGGTCGCACAGCCCAATTACAGTCTATTCAACATACAGTTGTGTTCTTTCTTCTACTAGTGGTTAGTTGTCTTCTCTTTTGTGGACGACCCAGTTTCATCTATTTTGACCTCATGGGGTGTTGTCCTCTCAATTCGAGTTCATATTTCAATAACATTTAATTTTAGTTCAGATTCTAAAATATTATATTAATTGCTAcatttaattttaatttttattaTCCTGCTATCTAGACTTATTTTAGGAGTTTTTCGACCGTCCTTCTACTACCTCCAAACCTTCTGTTTCTCTCCTCTACTCCGTTCTTCTCCAAAGACGGCACCGTCGATCTCGCCTCGTCATACGTGTACGCGGTAGTTACCTTCGTGACACCCTGTTGGCTTAAACTTATCAAACATATTTTTTTAATCACagttctcttacaataaattaACATTATATTATTAACATGATGCGGAAACGATCCGGCGAAATCTGGCATCCAGCGCCTTGTCCGGCGGGCCGTGCCGCTAATGAAATGGTGTCGTCACCACCGCCCCCTGGTCCTGGTCTTTGGCTGGGCCTGGCCGACAGCACCCCGGTATCCGCCTGCCGCCACGATGACGACACGATGGCTCTCCGTAGAGTTTTCCATACTCCAGCACGTTTCACCATCAAGGTCGAGCACCCGCAGCCAATCACGGGAACTTCATTCAcccctgggccttgtttagttccgaaaagtgaaaacttttcggaactgtagcactttcgtttgtttgtgacaaatattattcaattatagactaactaggataaaaagattcgtctcgtgattttcagctaaactgtgtaattagtttttgttttcgtctatatttaatgtttcatgcatgtgccacaagattcgatgtgacgggaaatcttgaaaactttttggttttcagggtgaactaaacaaggccctggtttGGAACAGCACAACGAGAGAGAACGCTGCGTGCGCGGACGGGATTGCCCAAGAAGCTCGTTCGTGAAGCTTCCTGATCGAACCTCGAACGCGACGGAACGGGCCGGGGGGGCATCTGGTCCTACTCGCCAGTTGCCACGGTCATGCAAACACTgcaggtgggacccaggtgaCAGCATGGTCCGTCCCCACAGCACGTACCGCCAATTTTCCAGAAAAGGCTGACCTCCCTTCCCGCCGCCGCCCCTCAACGCTTCGCTACTGTTGTGGTTGTCGGGGCCGCTCCCTCCCCTTCTTTTTCGCTTGCAGCTACTAGCAGGAGTCCTTGttaacttttctttttttacccaTAAGGCCTTTGTTTAAGTTGGAGAATGGAAAATAGTTGTATGTCAAATCGGATATTTCGTAGGATATTGAAAGGAGTGTTCggatactaaggccttgtttagttggcaaaattttgggtttttggctactgtagcactttcgtttttatttgacaaacattgtccaattatggagtaactaggcttaaaagattcatctcacaaattacaggtaaactgtgcaattagtttttattttcgtctatatttaaagctccatgcatgcgaccaaagattcgatgtgacggggaatcttgaaaatttttgcgaactaaacaaggcctaataagaAATCAATTACATAACTCATCTAAAAACTacgagataaatttattaagtctaattaatccatcattagTGTATGTAGGTTATCGTACCTCTTAAGACTAATTATGGACTGACTAAGCTTAAAAggtttgtctcgtgatttctaaccaaactgtgtaattagtatattttttatttatatttaatactccgttTAAATATTTGATGAGAtaagtgaaaactttttgagtggagaactaaacaaggcctaagtgcctCCAAAACATGGGAAAGCGGACTTCAAATGCGAAAAGCAAATCTCGTACGCTGATGAAACGAGAAAGCGTGTATTTGCGCATTTTTCCTGTACTCAGATAATCaggcaacaaaactcgtggtacCATTAATTAAATTTTATAGTATGTTGCAAACATTGAAGATCACGCCGTCCCGAGAGATTGTGCTAGGTTAGCACTTTTATTGCTTCTCTGGTTGTTATTATTGTAAATTGCATAGAGCTCAACCGATTTCATTAAAAACAAATAGGAGTGGTAAATAAACTACAACTGCCCGGAGATGTGATCGCTTCATATTTGATGACAAGATTGGCCCCATGCCACACAAAAGTTGCTCGATCTAGAGGCGCCATCACAACTTTGCATCTAAATCCTTTTTATTGGTCCTCCACTATTAATGCTGTGAAGCTTGCCACCGTGTTATGCCAATGTACATCATTTTCACACGTATTCCGGGTGGAGATTTTATTCCTCAAGATATTTTTGCTCATTAGTCTAGCTAGCCTTCatattttatcttaattaaaacAAGTTTTTCAAGGCTAAAGCATAAAGTCATCGCTTCAAACcacttgcaaaaaaaaaaaagaaaaagaaaactcaTTTGGAAGCCGACATACTGTGACAATAGTGACCAGAAAATTCATTATcatactgtaaaattttcaggaaAATTCATTGTGCTATATTGCTATAGCTCACGTGCCATGCCAACCATACCATTTCTTCATCGAAGGCGACAACATGGGAAAAAGGCCACAGTTAGTAAAGCTGCAGGTCGCGCTTTATTCCGGTACAAAAGTGACCATGCGTGTAAATCTTTCCCGCTAAAGTTCGGCTGTCAGACGCTGCTAGTGATGAGCAGTAAGCTGCAAGCCTACAAGGTCCTAAAGTCACAAAAAAAAACCTACAAGGTCCTAAAACTAGGAGGGTAACAATTTTATCCTTGTACAAGGTTCTAAACATAAAACACACCCCGTGTAAAATTTTTGACGCCAGATCGTCAGCCGTGCGCCGCAGCTCGAAATTTACCTTGCGACCCCTGTAAAAATGCCGGCACCTCACTAGAACCCACCCGTCGCCAGGCCAGAGACCGCCACCGCGAACTTGAAAACGCGCTGTTCCGAGCCCGCTAACCGCGACGGTTAAAAACGCGTACGGCGTCGTCGCGTTCCCTCCTCCCCCAGTCCCCCCCATCTCGTCTCCGTCCCCCCCCTCCGCCTCGCTATCCTCCTCGCCTTTTACCCCGCATCGcgtcgcctcgcctcgccgccTCCCTCCTGTTCATCGCGTTGAAACCCTCTCGGTCACCGCCGCGGTCGATCCGACCCGGCAGCAGCTCAGGGGACCCTTCGCCGCAGCATCCCCCGAGGGCCGTTGGCGGGAGGAGCCGTCGTCGTCGTATTCGGTGGCGGGAATTGGATGCGCCACGGAGCGGGCGACAGGACCTAGCTGAGTTGAATACGGCGGCGACGGGAGGACGTGATGCCGGGGGTGGCGTCCGCAGCGGGATCGGGGATCTGGTCGCGCCGGCGGGACGAGATCACGTTCGATCGCCTTCAGAAGGTACCGTCGCGTGCCCTCTGCTTCGGTCGTATCCTGAGCTCGATCTGGGTGATGGGAATTAGGGGCAGGTCCGTCCTGCTGCGCTGGCGTAACTTCTGGGACGAAGCTGGTGCCCTGCCCCCTCAGCCTGGCTTGATTGGTTCTCTCAGCTCCTGAGTCGCGAAAAGCTGCATGTGCATGTTGGTTTGGGGACTGGATGGAAGGGAATTATTTGCTGGCCTCGggatttatttatttgtttgatGAGTCGAGGATTCATTTGTGCGGCAAATTCTGTTAGTGGAGTTCAATCAGGTTACGCTTGTTGCTGCTTCTGATAAGCGTACGGGGTAATTTTGACCTTTTGTAGCAGCTCATTTGTACTGTCTCTGCGTTAATTCTAGTGCATTGCCCTTAAGATATGGCGAGTCAGTGACGGTATAGCTGCACTTTTGATTCGTACCTCAATGTTGTGGTAGTGGGGGAGTGCTAGCCTGCTAGGTTGGAGTTCCCATTCTGCTCTGTATGAAATTTGACTAGCTTTTGCTGTTTTGGTTAGATGGGTTTTGTTTCAAACAATTCAGGcacttgatttgagaagtgAGGGTTTAAAAGTCTGTCCTGATGTTTAATTTTAGTGGCCTGAAAAACTTTTGCTCTGGCATCTGGCAATAATGTCTGCCAAATGTCACTGGTGCCTGGTAGGAACACTGCTTAAGAAAACAAACTGCCATGGGAAGTTAGGAATGTAAACTGTAGCCCCAAAGAGGAATGcataattcaaaaacttttatcAAGTTGCTATCAAATGAAATCATCAGGTTGTGATGAGTCTTTGTTAATTTCAACGAAACTGTGAAGTCTTCACTCTTAAATCTTAGCACTTCATACTGGACAAAACTGGTGATTGCACTCAAATATTAAAACATGCTTTCGTCTATTCCATTTTGGTATTGTCACATGTTCTGTAATCGTTTTCAAGGTTTATGCCATTTCTTCTATGATGACTTTATGTTTGAATTACAGCAGCCTTGCATCACCATCACCTTTATTTGAGTTTGTGAATGTAACATTGCGCTCTTGAATAGGTTATTCTGTAAGGTTGGTTCTTGTCAAGCTGTTTCTGTCATCGAGTTCATTCTACTAGATATTCTTTTCAGCAACTAAGTTCTCAATTGAGGAACTGACTACTTTATGGCTGTGAAttgatctttttttttcagttctGGAATGACTTGCCTGCTCAAGCACGGCAGGAACTCCTCAAATTGGATAAGCAAACTCTCATTGAACAAGCACGGAAGAATTTCTACTGCTCAAGGTGCAATGGGTTGCTTCTGGATAGTTTTGCACAAATTGTTATCTATGGGAAGTCACTGCAGCAAGAAGTCACTTCAGATATTGGTTGTCTGAGGACAGCTACTGAGTCAAGAATTACACAAGGAGAGCAAGATGGGGCTCAGGACCCATCAGTTCACCCCTGGGGAGGCCTTTCAACCACAAAAGATGGTGTCCTTACACTTCTTGACTGCTTTATAAAAGCGAAATCATTACGGGTGCTTCAGAATGTAAGTGTGCGGTAACTTGGGCTTCTTATTTTCTGTCTGTGCTCTATTGATGATTATATGATTGTGAAGTAATTTCCTATTTTTTATATTGGTCCTTTGTGTTACTTTATGTGAAGTAATCAGTAAATATGATCATGGTGCTTACTCTGAAGTTTTAGTTCTAGGTCGGTCATTTAACCCTCTAGTAGCCTAATGCATTTTGGCCTTCGAATTTAATCAGGTATTTGACAATGCACGGGCAAGAGAAAGGGAACGGGAAATGCTTTATCCTGATGCCTGTGGTGCAGGTGGCAGAGGATGGATTAGCCAAGGGATGGCTAATTATAGGGGTCATGGAATGAGAGAAATGTGTGCTCTACACACTGCCCACCTCTCATGTGATACACTGGTGGATTTCTGGTCAGCACTTGGTGAAGAAACTAGATCATCTCTTCTGCGGATGAAGGAGGAAGATTTCATTGAAAAACTTATGTACAGGTGAGCATAGGCATTCGGATTACCAACAAAAAGTAATCAAGCTAAACTAGTGAGTTAATAACAACCTGAATGTTTGTGTCCAACAAAATGCAAGCCTTCTATAGAAGGAACCTTGCAAGTACTCGTAAGCTGCTCTGAGCCTCACTGAAGATTGATTGGAATTTTATATATGCACTGTGATCGGAAGTGCTACTTCCTGCTGCTGCTTTTCCGCTTCCAGATTTTCTTGCTATTGGTGCTGGCTGGCTGGTGTTTTTGCAGGTGCAATCTCAACTGATCAGAGTGATTAATGCTTGAATAGTAGTATATGCCATTTTTTTTACGTTGCTGATTGGTTCTGTCTTGTTCTGTTGGGCCTTCAAGTAACTTTTTTCCTAGTAGTCCTAGTCTTGTATCTGCTGGGATTTCTCTAGCAACAGCCTATAGATCAGGTTAAAATTCAAACAGTTTGGTGGAAATTTGTGAACAGGTTTGATAGCAAGAGATTTTGCCGAGAGTGTCGAAGGAATGTTATCCGTGAATTCAAAGAGCTGAAGGAACTGAAGCGCATGCGAAGGGAGCCTCGCTGCACCAGTTGGTTTTGTGTTGCAGATACTGCTTTTCAGTGTGAGGTGAGGATGCCTTCCTAAAACCCACCTCACCAACAAAATTTCCATTTGATTGCTTGGTACCTTATGTATACTTCTTATGTGAGTCAAATCTGGCTGCTTTGATTTTCAGGTGTTTGAGGATGCTGTTGTAGTTGATTGGCGCCAGTGCTTATCTGAGCCATATGAATCTTATGATCACTTTGAATGGGCTATTGGGACAGATGAAGGAGAATCTGATATTTTTGGCTTTGAAAATGTTGGAATGAATGCACAAGTCCACAGAAATGGAATCGATCTTGATCAGTTTGAGGACTACTTCATAACGCTGCGAGCTTGGAGGCTTGATGGCCAGTGCACAGAGATGTGTGTAAAAGCACATGCATTGAAGGGTCAATCATGTGTCCACCACAGGCTAGTGGTGGGTGATGGCTTTGTGACTATGACAAAGGGCGAAAGTATTAGAAGTTTCTTTGAGCATGCTGAAGAGGCCGGGGAAGAGGATGTACGTCACTTGCCATTTATGGCAACATCTTTAACTGAGATAAACGTAAATAGGGCATTCATTGTTGGTGTTAAAAGATATTATTCTGATCGATGAAAATGTATGCAGGAAGATGATGCCATGGAAAGGGATGGAAATGATTTTGATGGTGATGGTGCCCATCCACAGAAACATGCCAAGAGCCCTGAACTGGCAAGAGAATTTCTTTTGGATGCTGCTGCTGTAATATTCAAAGAACAGGTACTAACCAAAAAAATTACTGGAATAATTGGAAATCAATATTTGATATAATGGTTTCAACTTTCAACTCAAACGAAGTAAAACtacttgattttttttctatatttctaACTGATTAAGATGACTTAGCTAGCTGTATATTCAAGCTCACATCCTCTAGTTGGACCAGTTCACTAACCAGCTCACAACTAATGTGACTAGTAAGAAAGTCTATCGACTTATCAGTTTCCGTGGTTCCTGTGTGAAGACTTCTATAAGTGTGCCACCTGATTTAGTAATGTTTAAATAATTATTAGTTGTTTGTCTTAGCATATTTTTTTCTGGCATCATTCCTTATTTACCAATGGAAGATTGTATTTGGGATTGACACCTTGAATATTTTTTGTATTCTTCATCTACTATCGGGCAGCAAGGTTGATTGTAACTTCAGTACCTATAAAAGATTCATGGCTAATATAGTTTCTAGTCTCTGCATTATGTGGCTTTCAGACATGGTTGTTTATTGAGTATGTACTGTAGTTAACAGCATCTGACCATTACCTGTTTAGATTTCTCAGAAATTCAAGCATTAAGTATAAATGTGGATATCTTTGCAGGTTGAGAAGGCCTTCAGGGAAGGTACAGCACAGCAAAATGCACATAGTGTTTTTGTGTCCCTTGCTTTAAAACTTTTGGAACAGCGGGTTCATGTAGCATGCAAAGAAATCATTACCTTGGAAAAACAGGTGCTTATTATACCTCTAGATAAAATTCAGATAAGGTTAACTTGCTCATATTTGTGAACATCAACTGTGGCTGCATTTATTGCAGAACAAACTTCTTGAGGAAGAGGAGAAAGAAAAGCGTGAAGAACAAGAGCGCAGGATGAAGAGGAGAAcaagagaaagagaaaagaagaacaGGAGAAAAGAAAGGCTGAAAGAAAAGGACAATAATAAAGGGAAAAGACTAGTTGAATCAAAGTCACCAGACGATGTTTCATCTTCAGCTCCAAGCAACTCCTCAACATCTATCAATGATTATTCGACAAATACTCTGGACTTGAGAGATTCAGCTACGGAAGAGGAAGATAGTGCTGAAGTTGTGAATCCGTGCTCTCCTGACAGCTATGTGAATCAATCTTCATGTACAGAAATTAATGGAGAAGACAGTGTCCAGTGCAATGCAGTTACAGAATTTTCTCCCATGGACAGCAGTGACCTTTGCACATCAGATCAATCCAAGTCTTTGAGACGAAGTCCAAGGTCAAGAGAGGATTTTCCTCGAGATCAGTCCTGTTGGTATGATGACTGCCAAGATGAATCTGGAAGAATTGGTGAATCACAATGGAAGTCAAGGGAAAGGACAAAAGGTATTGATAGAAGTTGCAACGCAGCATCCACCTCAAATAACAGAACAAGAGAGAGGCACTCATACAATTCTTGCAGCTGTGGCCATCCGGAAGACTCTGGAGTTATGGACAGCTGTTTCTTGCCAATAGCTAGATCTGGCAGAGAGATGAAGATAGCAAGAAAATCAGGAGTTGAGAAACCTAGGTTGCAGTACCACCGATGCTATACATTGGATAACTTTATAGTGTCAAAAGGAAACCGTGCTGGTTGTACACAGAAAAATGCTATCCCAAAGCAAGTATGGGAGCCTATGGATGCTCGAAGGAAGACTAACTTACACAACACAGTTCATGATTCAGGTTCAATAAACAATGTTGATCCACTGAAACATGTGGTTTTTGATAACAGCAGATCTCAAAAGTTCGGCGTAGGATGTGAATCACAGCCTCAGGCTTCTGAAAGTACCAGGGATGTTTGTGATTCAGATCAACCATGTGCAAATGGTGGGACAAATCAAACTACTTCCTGTGATAGTACTCCTATGGTGAATAAACCAAATTGTTACTCAGAAAACGATGAAGGCTCCAGGCATGATGAAGAGCTGATGACGAACTCTGCTGGTTCTGATAGCTCCTCTTCATGCATGAGCGAGGGAGATAGGGAAAGCAGCTCCAGCAGTACAACCTCTTCGAGCACTCAAAATCCGGAATCGTCTTCTGAGTCTGAGGAATCACCCAAGAGAATAAACAGCAAAGTAGGCACACCATCATCAAGAGCTGCTTCACGGTCTTTGTTTGAAGCATGTGCAGGAAATGGTTTCAGAGAATACCAGCCAAAAGCCACCCGCCCAGCACACAATGACATGTTTGGGTACAATGTATCCCCTGTCCAGGACCAGCTGCTGCATTACCAAGGCATGCATGCACCTCAACGTCCGCCAATAACAATGGGGTTTCATGACCGTCCTTGGGCTGCACCAACGAATGGAAACTTCCAGTATGCTCGACCATCCCACCTATATTCTAGTCCGCTCGTATTCGGAATACCTGGGAATCATTTTATTGATTATCCTTACATGGCTCCTGCCTTCAGCCATATACCTCCAGAGCCTATTCACAAGGCCTCAGCCAGCTTTAGAGCCATGCCTCTGTCACCGCCTTTTCAAAATGGACATCGGCAGGTTGCTGGTCATACTCAGAGAGACATGAATCTAGAGAGGCACCATTCAAAGTTGACTATGCCAACAGGCATGGATCCCCCAGAAGACAAGAACAAGTCGGGTCTAAAAGATCTCTCAGAAGACAAGAACAAACCATGGAATGCGGATGCATCCTTCTCTCTGTTCCAATTCAACTTGCCAATAGCTTCGCCTGTAACACCGTCATCGAAAGATAAGAGCGAAGAGCTGGCTGCAAGAACACCACTGGTTCAGGTTCAAGCTCAGCATTGCTCGAGGGAACAGGCAGATGTGAAGGAGTATAACCTGTTCTCCTCGAAAGATAATGGTATATTTTCGTTTATGTAGATAAAAGAAAAACTGTGACAAACCTGCTACCCTTCGTTTCTGCTGGCTCTTGCTGCACTTCGTGAATGATTTGTGTTCTCCGAAGAAAAATAAAGGATGTTGGTATTTTCTTCTTGGTGTCTGTATCTTCGTTTACATTTATGTTTGTTACCGTGTGTGCTAAAAGCTAGCTAATCCGCAATGCTGCTGAATCTTGGATTCTTTTATATAGAATACGTAGATatgtattgattggttcatggtTCGCTCCTAACAAGTAACAACTGAGAACATGTTAACCGGGAAATGAAAGGTCCTGTTTGGTTcccatcaaattttaaaattgcaTATCTTTGGCCATCTACTATCAAAATCAAACAACTTTACCCATAAGGCTGGTTTCAACAGCGTTTTGCGCATATATGTTTTTCTTGAAAATAAGATATAATTAAGTATCTAAAAGTTCAAAACAGAtccatttttaaataaaaaacagTAAACCACTACCAAAATTTTCTAAAAATACAATCTATATAAGAGGGTTTTATTTAGAGTTATTTGGATCTTACTAGTCGTTTTTTGTTTAAGTTATCACTTTGAGCTATATTAAACCAGTAGCTCAACCAAAAGGATCCAATGGATTCAGGGTATAGAGATCTCAAAAGTAACACCAAGAAACCTCATAGACGTCATGCTCCACGTATTGATCCTATCTAGGATTCATGCCTAATGATTTATTGTATTTTGATAGATGAGTAAGTAATAAATAAACCAGTGACTTAAACATCATGCAATGCAAAAAGAATAGTTTAAATAAAGAATAGTCATGACTACTAGCAATAAAACACTAGCAAACAAAGTAAGATAAAAAAAACTCTAAATAGAGTACACTCCCTCCCACGTCCGACCACAAAAGAATGTCATTCTAGCACATAGTATCACTTCATCCACAAAAGAGCGTCATTCTAGCACAATATCACTCTCTGTCCACCAAAGAACGCAATTCTACAGATTACCAAGTTAAAGTAGCTTGAGTTTAACTCactacaaataaaaaaaataatatttataaataagtattattagatttgtCATGAGACATCTATATTTATTTAGATTTGACATCAGACTTTAGACACATTAACCAAGAATTGCATTctaaaaaatataagcattattaAATTTTTCATGAGATATATTTCATACTATATTTATTTAgtgtcataaatattaatatttttacctATATGTTTGGTTAAACTTTAGACAAATTAACCAGAATTATATTCTTTTATTGACAgaaaataaatagataaattgtatttttttagaaaaaacttTGGTGCTAACTTCATAATATATTTTAATTAAAATGAATTAGTCATGTGTTTTAATGATAGAgccatatttttattattttagaaaaatgcatatatatatatagacaaatAACAAGTCAAGGGCCAAAGTTGTCTGGTTTTGATAGCTCAATGGCCAAAGATTTAAGAGTTCGGTGGCCAAAAGTTGACTTTCTCCTTAATATAGAACACTAAGAATCAATATTCGAACTTTACGAATGTCATACTATTATAATAACCATGAGATGCCTGGGTGATTCATCAAACCAATTGGACGTCGCGCCACATGTTTAAACAAGCCCACCAAAGAGAGATACATACGACACTCCCACAAACCATGCCCGTCAACCCACAGGCAGTCACAATTTGCTTTACAAATATTG contains:
- the LOC8056840 gene encoding uncharacterized protein LOC8056840 — encoded protein: MPGVASAAGSGIWSRRRDEITFDRLQKFWNDLPAQARQELLKLDKQTLIEQARKNFYCSRCNGLLLDSFAQIVIYGKSLQQEVTSDIGCLRTATESRITQGEQDGAQDPSVHPWGGLSTTKDGVLTLLDCFIKAKSLRVLQNVFDNARAREREREMLYPDACGAGGRGWISQGMANYRGHGMREMCALHTAHLSCDTLVDFWSALGEETRSSLLRMKEEDFIEKLMYRFDSKRFCRECRRNVIREFKELKELKRMRREPRCTSWFCVADTAFQCEVFEDAVVVDWRQCLSEPYESYDHFEWAIGTDEGESDIFGFENVGMNAQVHRNGIDLDQFEDYFITLRAWRLDGQCTEMCVKAHALKGQSCVHHRLVVGDGFVTMTKGESIRSFFEHAEEAGEEDEDDAMERDGNDFDGDGAHPQKHAKSPELAREFLLDAAAVIFKEQVEKAFREGTAQQNAHSVFVSLALKLLEQRVHVACKEIITLEKQNKLLEEEEKEKREEQERRMKRRTREREKKNRRKERLKEKDNNKGKRLVESKSPDDVSSSAPSNSSTSINDYSTNTLDLRDSATEEEDSAEVVNPCSPDSYVNQSSCTEINGEDSVQCNAVTEFSPMDSSDLCTSDQSKSLRRSPRSREDFPRDQSCWYDDCQDESGRIGESQWKSRERTKGIDRSCNAASTSNNRTRERHSYNSCSCGHPEDSGVMDSCFLPIARSGREMKIARKSGVEKPRLQYHRCYTLDNFIVSKGNRAGCTQKNAIPKQVWEPMDARRKTNLHNTVHDSGSINNVDPLKHVVFDNSRSQKFGVGCESQPQASESTRDVCDSDQPCANGGTNQTTSCDSTPMVNKPNCYSENDEGSRHDEELMTNSAGSDSSSSCMSEGDRESSSSSTTSSSTQNPESSSESEESPKRINSKVGTPSSRAASRSLFEACAGNGFREYQPKATRPAHNDMFGYNVSPVQDQLLHYQGMHAPQRPPITMGFHDRPWAAPTNGNFQYARPSHLYSSPLVFGIPGNHFIDYPYMAPAFSHIPPEPIHKASASFRAMPLSPPFQNGHRQVAGHTQRDMNLERHHSKLTMPTGMDPPEDKNKSGLKDLSEDKNKPWNADASFSLFQFNLPIASPVTPSSKDKSEELAARTPLVQVQAQHCSREQADVKEYNLFSSKDNGIFSFM